A part of Botrytis cinerea B05.10 chromosome 2, complete sequence genomic DNA contains:
- the Bcaur1 gene encoding Bcaur1: MPETNYYSSTTSPTFTKSKMPFSWPSIPNPIPRRMRRRLRSKFRSNLPPASSIASIETSFDPKDTLRALRSHRWSVYDGQYLILIIIAIFSLSISQAPGPLMKTGAATLLMLALLMPVTRQFFLPVLPIFTWLVFFFNARFIPAEYRPHIWVKVLPALENIFYGANISNILSAHQYVVLDVLAWLPYGILHFGGPFVWAALMFLFGPPGTVPVFARTFGYLNIIGVAIQLIFPCSPPWYENLYGLAPANYSMEGSPAGLARIDLLFGFDMYTTNFTASPLVFGAFPSLHSGNAVLEALFMSHCFPKLRPFVIGYAMWMWWATMYLSHHYAVDLVAGGFLAAIAFYISKTNFLPRIQADKMFRWDYDYVERGDAPTGIYEYGLAVLDQDFRHDSSDEWTMGSSSSFSSGSRSPTDENGSAWEGDTLASQASDSELSEVIVR, translated from the exons ATGCCGgaaacaaattattattcttcgACAACTTCACCAACATTTACAAAGTCCAAGATGCCTTTCTCGTGGCCGTCGATACCAAATCCTATCCCTCGTAGAATGAGGAGGAGGCTGAGGTCCAAGTTTCGCTCCAATCTCCCCCCAGCTTCGTCGATAGCTTCAATTGAGACGTCTTTCGATCCAAAGGATACATTACGAGCGTTGAGGTCACATAGATGGTCCGTTTATGATGGTCAatatttgatcttgatcaTCATCGCAATCTTCTCGCTTTCAATCAGTCAAGCTCCGGGACCTCTCATGAAGACGGGAGCGGCTACCCTTTTAATGCTTGCACTTCTCATGCCAGTAACAAGACAATTCTTTTTGCCAGTTCTCCCAATCTTCACCTGGttggttttctttttcaatgcTCG ATTTATTCCTGCCGAATATCGACCACATATCTGGGTTAAAGTTCTACCTGCCCTCGAAAATATCTTTTACGGTGCAAACATTAGCAACATTCTCTCGGCACACCAATATGTCGTTCTTGATGTCCTAGCATGGTTACCCTATGGAATTCTACACTTTGGAGGACCGTTTGTTTGGGCCGCCTTGATGTTCCTTTTCGGTCCTCCCGGTACCGTACCAGTATTCGCGCGAACTTTCGGTTACCTGAACATCATTGGAGTTGCCATTCAACTGATCTTCCCTTGTTCGCCTCCATGGTATGAGAATTTGTATGGTCTTGCGCCTGCCAACTATTCCATGGAAGGATCACCTGCAGGTCTCGCACGAATCGATTTACTATTCGGGTTTGACATGTACACAACGAACTTTACCGCATCACCTTTGGTGTTTGGAGCTTTCCCATCATTGCATTCTGGTAATGCAGTATTGGAAGCACTTTTCATGAGCCATTGCTTCCCAAAACTTAGACCATTCGTCATCGGATACGCCATGTGGATGTGGTGGGCAACCATGTATCTATCTCACCATTACGCCGTTGATCTCGTAGCCGGAGGTTTCCTTGCCGCTATTGCTTTCTATATCTCCAAGACAAACTTTTTGCCAAGAATTCAAGCAGACAAGATGTTCCGTTGGGATTATGACTATGTTGAGAGAGGTGATGCACCTACTGGCATTTACGAATATGGACTTGCAGTTCTCGACCAAGATTTCCGTCACGATAGTAGTGACGAATGGACCATGGGATCgtcctcttccttttcttctggATCAAGAAGCCCAACTGATGAAAACGGATCAGCATGGGAAGGTGATACCCTGGCATCTCAAGCTTCGGATAGTGAGCTTAGTGAGGTCATTGTTAGGTGA
- the Bccwh43 gene encoding Bccwh43, which translates to MAPKFKDGDTVLAFSGKWVSWTHTAVAYAAFLSALIVGVSLHYHKIVQNEYYGYPDEWFPSVSATIGDRYPERSFFMVFIAITSGPRFALVGLWYLLTARPNSKLPKFVAFAGVFRTLTCGGWTYVTSTDDHDWHDIFMISYLVATLPWTLGCLALSPDNARAVKYRKYLAGSFFGTLVPLVYFFIQHKVHRVAGAYTTYAFFEWALILFDVAFDAVTALDFETFELVVKDVKGQSKGKEKMIVDKVFEKEKEKEVGQLFGQSFSWPEAFDAAADVYNGFVFWSMLTSLGIVVWYFPLWHMGISGYEVMVMCTISPLFLGIRSIRALVVKNLRACHLMSLIGLCAYQITSPAPRLFVVGFGLWMSCLSWAATWYASAGQPGRLESKISAWTIGLIASSVVKFTFHTNNPIWPIAHAENGGLNGYGLIIAILAVLRSTRPSQSLITGDQLSVQSRKEGPSLLAGLGIGGLFFGLHSLLSDSSTMILWVWEGYPVRGPISAPHGAWTIAAMGVGLILGLFNESLARSWTLYGVGCVGAAMLTLYSHWKGYYGALVLTVYLMAVSVPLLGSAARKSPAKAFGVGFLVYNFMVLFHVWVVAYAFVPGGPLVREHTDWVMTVTMLLIGCGVFATFSSTPAAQRKRFNAFLNQRKQRLYYLYIIAVLQLASISTAYMRFPTYDYVPYHKDEKVFTAGIWTIHFSLDNDMWSSEHRMRDVIKELEIDVIGLLESDLQRIIMGNRDTTQFLAEDLGMYVDYGPGPNKHTWGCALLSKFPILNSTHHLLPSPVGELAPAIAATLDVYGSPVDVFVFHSGQEEDPEDRRLQSEYLADLMGASTNPSILLSYLVTKPLEGNYNTYVSERSGMHDIDPSDWDRWCEYILYKGLRRSAYARVSRSTITDTEIQVGKFLVGEPEGESDEVRNRRVDEEDVSEGKRFPQLFRGEGVRGHRYHVFDEPRYYG; encoded by the exons TAGCTATTACTTCTG GTCCCAGATTTGCTCTCGTTGGATTATGGTACCTTCTCACTGCACGACCGAATTCAAAGTTGCCCAAGTTTGTCGCTTTTGCGGGCGTTTTCCGTACTCTTACATGTGGTGGTTGGACTTATGTTACTTCTACGGACGATCACGATTGGCATGACATTTTTATGATTTCATATCTGGTGGCTACTTTGCCATGGACTTTAGGATGTCTAGCTTTAAGCCCAGATAATGCACGAGCTGTTAAATATCGAAAATATCTCGCGGGATCTTTCTTTGGCACTTTGGTACCTTTGGTTTACTTTTTTATCCAACACAAAGTTCACAGAGTCGCTGGGG CATACACAACATACGCTTTCTTCGAATGggctttgattttgtttgatgTGGCTTTTGATGCTGTTACAGCTCtcgattttgaaactttCGAATTAGTTGTGAAGGATGTTAAGGGTCAGTCTAAGGG aaaagaaaagatgataGTTGATAAAGTCTTTGAGAAAGA aaaagaaaaggaagtggGTCAACTATTCGGTCAATCTTTTTCATGGCCTGAAGCTTTCGATGCAGCAGCTGATGTCTACAATGGC TTCGTATTCTGGTCAATGTTGACTTCTTTGGGCATAGTCGTCTGGT ATTTTCCTCTTTGGCATATGGGTATCTCAGGCTATGAAGTCATGGTTATGTGTACCATTTCTCCATTGTTCTTAGGAATTAGATCCATTCGAGCATTAGTTGTCAAAAATCTTCGGGCATGTCATCTCATGTCTTTGATTGGGTTATGTGCCTATCAAATCACGAGCCCAGCGCCTAGACTTTTCGTCGTTGGTTTCGGCCTCTGGATGTCATGTTTATCTTGGGCAGCTACTTGGTACGCATCAGCAGGGCAGCCAGGTCGTCTCGAATCGAAAATTTCAGCATGGACCATCGGTCTCATCGCATCAAGTGTTGTTAAATTTACATTCCACACCAATAATCCTATCTGGCCTATTGCGCATGCTGAAAATGGTGGTTTGAATGGTTATGGCCTCATCATTGCCATTCTAGCTGTTTTGCGATCCACACGACCAAGTCAAAGTTTGATCACTGGAGATCAGCTTTCAGTTCAAAGCCGTAAGGAAGGTCCATCACTTCTTGCTGGTCTTGGTATTGGAGgtcttttctttggtttaCATTCCTTGCTATCCGATTCGAGCACAATGATTCTTTGGGTTTGGGAAGGATATCCTGTTCGTGGTCCAATTTCAGCACCTCACGGTGCCTGGACTATTGCTGCAATGGGAGTTGGTCTCATTCTCGGATTATTTAATGAATCTTTGGCTCGTAGTTGGACATTGTATGGTGTTGGTTGCGTAGGTGCTGCCATGCTTACCTTGTACAGTCATTGGAAAGGGTACTATGGTGCCTTGGTTTTGACTGTTTACCTCATGGCTGTATCTGTTCCGTTATTAGGATCGGCTGCCAGAAAAAGTCCAGCCAAAGCGTTTGGAGTTGGTTTCCTCGTATACAACTTCATGGTATTATTCCATGTTTGGGTTGTGGCCTATGCTTTTGTTCCAGGTGGTCCTCTGGTCAGAGAACACACAGACTGGGTCATGACTGTCACTATGTTATTGATTGGTTGTGGTGTTTTCGCTACATTTTCATCCACTCCCGCCGCACAACGAAAACGATTCAATGCTTTCTTAAATCAACGAAAACAGCGTTTATACTACCTCTATATAATTGCAGTTCTTCAGCTTGCTTCTATCTCGACAGCATACATGCGTTTTCCAACATATGATTATGTTCCTTACCATAAGGACGAGAAGGTTTTCACGGCAGGCATTTGGACTATTCACTTCAGTCTAGACAATGATATGTGGTCATCTGAACATCGTATGAGAGATGTAATCaaagaattggaaatcgATGTCATTGGTCTTCTCGAATCGGATCTTCAACGTATTATCATGGGCAACCGTGATACAACTCAATTCCTTGCAGAAGATCTTGGCATGTATGTTGATTACGGACCAGGTCCTAACAAACACACCTGGGGTTGTGCActactttcaaaatttccaatccTCAATTCTACCCACCACTTACTCCCATCACCTGTAGGAGAATTAGCTCCCGCGATCGCCGCTACCCTAGACGTATACGGAAGTCCAGTGGACGTCTTTGTCTTCCATTCAggtcaagaagaagatccCGAAGATCGAAGACTTCAATCCGAATACTTAGCTGACTTAATGGGTGCTTCTACAAACCCATCTATCCTCCTCTCTTACCTCGTCACCAAACCCCTAGAAGGAAATTACAATACTTATGTATCCGAAAGATCGGGTATGCATGATATTGATCCTAGTGATTGGGATAGATGGTGCGAATATATCCTTTATAAGGGGCTTAGAAGATCAGCATATGCAAGAGTTTCCCGAAGTACGATTACGGATACGGAGATTCAAGTGGGGAAATTTTTGGTCGGAGAACCCGAGGGAGAGAGTGATGAAGTGAGGAATAGAAGAGTGGACGAAGAGGATGTGAGTGAAGGAAAGAGATTCCCACAATTGTTTagaggagagggggtgaGGGGACACAGGTATCATGTTTTTGATGAGCCAAGATATTATGGTTAG